One genomic segment of Hordeum vulgare subsp. vulgare chromosome 2H, MorexV3_pseudomolecules_assembly, whole genome shotgun sequence includes these proteins:
- the LOC123431144 gene encoding probable indole-3-pyruvate monooxygenase YUCCA5 — MMLRMQSLCPPRRVSVDGPIIVGAGPSGLAVAASLGEEGMPFLMLEREDCIASLWQKRTYDRVKLHLPKHFCELPRMPFPDSYPEYPTRRQFIDYLETYAARFDIKPEFNTTVLSAHYDNTSGLWHAQATRAGGAQVEYIGRWLVVATGENAVNVVPDIPGLGGFCGEVTHVSHYKSGEPYNGKRVLVVGCGNSGMEVSLDLCDHGAHPFMVVRDAMHVIPREVLGKSTFELAMLLMAWLPLWFVDKIMIFLAWLVLGDLDKLGIHRPAVGPLTLKHTQGRAPVLDTGALARIRSGQITVVPGITRFTNSDAVLSDGTAVHVDAVILATGYRSNVPQWLRATDFFGKDGYPKTEFPNGWKGQFGLYSVGFARRGISGASADAVRIAKDLCQLWKEETTPTKKAGRPSYRRSISVVL, encoded by the coding sequence ATGATGCTTCGCATGCAAAGCCTCTGCCCTCCTCGTCGTGTGTCGGTGGACGGCCCGATCATCGTCGGCGCCGGCCCCTCCGGGCTCGCCGTGGCGGCCAGCCTCGGCGAGGAGGGCATGCCGTTCCTCATGCTGGAGCGCGAGGACTGCATCGCCTCGCTCTGGCAGAAGCGCACCTACGACCGCGTCAAGCTCCACCTCCCCAAGCACTTCTGCGAGCTCCCTCGCATGCCCTTCCCGGACAGCTACCCGGAGTACCCCACCCGCCGCCAGTTCATCGACTACCTCGAGACCTACGCCGCCAGGTTCGACATCAAGCCGGAGttcaacaccaccgtgctctccGCCCACTACGACAACACCTCCGGGCTCTGGCACGCGCAGGCCACCCGCGCGGGCGGCGCCCAGGTGGAGTACATCGGCCGCTGGCTCGTGGTCGCCACCGGCGAGAACGCCGTCAACGTCGTCCCGGACATCCCGGGCCTCGGCGGCTTCTGCGGCGAGGTCACCCACGTCAGCCACTACAAGTCCGGCGAGCCCTACAACGGGAAGCGCGTGCTCGTCGTCGGCTGCGGGAACTCCGGCATGGAGGTCTCCCTCGACCTCTGCGACCACGGCGCCCACCCTTTCATGGTGGTGCGCGACGCCATGCACGTCATTCCGCGCGAGGTGCTCGGCAAGTCCACCTTCGAGCTCGCCATGCTGCTCATGGCGTGGCTCCCGCTCTGGTTCGTGGACAAGATCATGATCTTCCTCGCCTGGCTCGTCCTCGGCGACCTCGACAAGCTCGGCATCCACCGCCCGGCTGTCGGCCCGCTCACGCTCAAGCACACGCAGGGACGGGCCCCGGTGCTCGACACCGGCGCGCTCGCCAGGATTAGGAGTggccaaatcaccgtcgtccccggCATCACCCGCTTCACGAACTCCGACGCCGTGCTGTCCGATGGCACCGCCGTCCATGTCGATGCTGTCATCCTCGCCACCGGATACAGAAGCAATGTGCCACAGTGGCTCCGGGCAACGGACTTCTTCGGCAAGGACGGCTACCCGAAGACGGAGTTCCCCAACGGCTGGAAGGGCCAGTTTGGCCTCTACTCCGTCGGCTTCGCACGCCGCGGCATCTCCGGTGCCTCCGCCGATGCCGTGCGCATCGCCAAGGACCTCTGCCAGCTCTGGAAGGAGGAGACCACGCCCACAAAGAAGGCCGGCCGGCCATCCTACAGGAGGTCTATCTCCGTCGTCTTGTAA